The Poseidonibacter lekithochrous region TTCTTTAATAGTACAACACTACTTTCATCTAGTGTTAAACCATTTGATTTATTTTCAACTAACATATCATTAATAATATCAGCTAAGTTATTTAATCCTACAGTAACACCACTATTACAACCTTTGATTCTATGTGTAAAGTCTAAGTTTGCATATCGCTCAAGAGCAAATGATATATCATTGATATTTGTACAAACTCTTAGTTGTAAACTCATCAGCATATCATTAATATGACCTCTTAAACTTTCTAGGTTTTCAGACTCTGCCTCATGTGTTAATCTTTTGTCTAAGAAACCATCTTCAATTTTTTGAACTACTTCATTGATTTCTGATAAAAATAGGTTGTCAGAATCTATAGCTTGTTTAGTTTTTAAAATATTTTTATTTACTATTTTTGCCATATCTCCAAACTCATCATTTGAGTTATCTTCTAGTGTCTCTATGTTTGTACTTTCTTTATTTACATAGGCAAAGAAACTCAATAATCCTTTTTGGAAGTTTTTTAAAGAATTGATAATTTGATTTGATAGTAGTACTGAAATTATCACAAAGAAAAGTACTGCAAGAATAGCAATAGAGATTAATACATTTTTCATAGTATTTTGTGCTTTTTCTTTTTGTATTGAAGCATTCTTATTTATCTCATCAAGTTCTCTTTCAAGTTCAAGTCCTATTAATACCATTTGTTTAATGATTTTTGTTACTTCTTGACCTTCTTTTTTAATACCTTGATTAAACTCTTTAATTCTTTTTGAAGAGAATTTGTCAAAACTATGAATATATTCTTTTGATAAATTCAAAATATTATCTGCATATGTAATATTTTTCTTTTCATGAAGTTTTGGTTTTAATGATAAAACAGATTTATTTAATTTATCAAAATCATTCCTAACCTTTGTAGCAGTTGTATTATTTGGATTTCTAAGAAATTGGTATACTGAAATCCTACCTTTTAAAACTTGTTGAATAAAAACTTCAGTTTTTAAAGAAATCTCTGTTCTTTTTTCTGATTTTGTGTTAAAATAATCAAAAATAACTGAAGAAATAATAACTGTTAAGGTAAATAGTATAGGTAGAAATAATAATTTACCCTTAGTTGACATATTTTTAAGCATATAAGCTCCTTATAGTATATAGCCTGATAATTTACTCCTTTAAAACTTAAATAAAACTGAATTTAATAATACTCTTAAAAAAATTAATTAATTTAATAATTTAAAGTTTACTAGCTAATAATTTTTATTTTCTAAAAAATAATATTTATAAAGCAATATAATATTTTGAACTTTGTTCAAAAAGTACATAAGAGATGAAAAAAATTAGAATAGATTTATATTTTTTGAGCTAAACTTTTAAAAATGAATGAATATTCACAATATAAAGAATATAAATAAAAAGGAATATATATGTGTACAGATTGCGGATGTAGCATAACAGATCACCATCACTCACACGACCATGACCATAGTCATGAACACACTCACGATCATTCACATGGAAATGACAGTGCAAGCCACCAAGCTGCACATGATACATTACATCATAATCCACAGTTAAATGATACAAAGACTATTTCAGTTATAAAAAAGATTTTAGATAAGAATGACCATGAAGCTTCTCATAATAGAGCTCACTTTGATAATCATGGAGTTTTAGGAATAAATCTAATGTCTAGTCCGGGAAGTGGAAAAACAACACTTTTAGAAAATATAGCTGATATGGTTGATTTTAATTTCTCAGTAGTTGAGGGAGATTTAGAAACTTCAAGAGATGCGGATAGATTAAAAGCCAAAGGTATTGAAGCAGTTCAAATACAAACTGGATCTGCTTGTCACTTGGATGCGTTTATGGTTCACAAAGGTTTACATGATATCAAGCTTGATAATTTAGATGTATGTTTTGTTGAAAATGTAGGAAACTTAGTATGTCCTGCTTCTTATGATGTTGGAACTCACTTAAACATTGTATTAGTATCAGTACCTGAAGGTGAAGATAAGATTGCTAAATACCCAGTAATGTTTAGAGCTGCTGACTTAATTCTTATTACTAAAACAGATTTATTACCTCATTTTGAATACAACATTGAAAATGAAAAAGCAGATGCTAGAAAACTAAAACCAAATGTAGATATCTTAGAAGTAAATATCAAAGATAAAGAGTCTTTACAAAGAGTAATTGACTGGATTGAATTCAAAAGAAAGATGAGATAGAAATATGTGTTTATCAATACCATCAAAAATTAAAAGTATAGATAGTGAAATGAACACTTGTATAGTTGATACTATGGGAGTTGAAAGAGGTGCTTCTTTAGACTTAATTGACCAAGATGTAGTTGTTGGGGATTATGTTCTATTACACATTGGTTTTGCTATGAATAAAATCGATGAAGAAGATGCAATGGAATCACTAAAAGTCTATAGGGAAATCATAGACAAAATGGAAGAAGAGGATAGGTTAGCTGCCATCGCTGAATCTGAAAACTGCCCAAATAGATAAAGGTTTAATATGAATGATGAATTAGAACTAAAAGATCTTTATGATGGTTTTAGAGATGCAGATACTATTAAAGCTTTTGCAAAAATCATAGAAGAAGATGCTAAGAAATTAGGAAAAACTATTAATATCATGGAAGTATGTGGTGGTCACACTCATACTATTATGAAATATGGTATTCCTCAATTATTACCTGATAATATCAACTTTATCCATGGACCGGGATGTCCTGTATGTATCATGCCAAAAGAGAGAATTGATAGTGCATATATCTTATCATTACAAGAAGATGTAATTCTAGTAACTTTAGGGGATATGATAAAAGTTCCGGGATCTAAAGGAAGTTTACAAGACGCTAGGGCGAAAGGTGCTGATGTAAGATTTGTATACTCGCCACTTGACTGTATCAAAATAGCCAAAGAAAATCCTAGCAAAAAAGTAATCTTCTTTGCAATTGGATTTGAAACAACTACACCAATGACATGTTCATTATTAGAAGCTGTAGTAAAACAAGAAATAAATAATGTATATTTCCATATCAATCATGTAACAGTTCCAGAAGTAATGAAAGAACTAATTGATAGTAGAGATGAACATGTAGATTCATACAATAATAGAATCGATGCTTTCTTAGGCCCTTCTCATGTATCTGTAATTAGTGGAAGTAAAATCTATGAGCAATTTCCAGAGCATTATAAAAGACCAGTAGTAGTTGCAGGTTTTGAACCAGTAGATGTAATGCAAGCAATTTCTATGTTAGTTAAGCAGTTTATTGAGAATAGATGTGAGTTAGAAATAGAGTATAAAAGACTAGTTTCATATGATGGAAATAAAAGAGCCCAAGAAATGATGGATAAATACTTTAAAAAAGTAATGTTCAAATGGAGAGGTTTAGGAAATATTCCAACAAGTGGATTAGAGCTAAAAGACGAATACAATAAATACAATGCAAAAGAAATATATAAAGACGTTCTTCCTATAGAAGAGATAGAAGATCATAAATTATGTATTTGTGGAGATATTCTGCGAGGTATAGCAAATCCACCTGATTGTACAGTATTTGGAACTGCCTGTAAACCAACTAAACCAATTGGGTCTTGTATGGTAAGTAGCGAGGGTGCATGTGCGGCGTATTACAAGTACGGAAACCTATTAAAATAGTTATTAAGTATCAGCTTTTTGCAAAACTCTGCGTTGAAAAGAAAAATTTAGTTACTCACTTACTAAAAGTAAGCTCCTATCTAAATTTTACTTTCCGCCTTGATTTTTACTAAAAATCTAATCCTTACTAACAATCTTAGATATTTAAAAGAGAGAAATATGAAAACAGTTACACTCGCTCACGGAAACGGTGGAGCAGAAAACCAAGAGTTAATCTCAAAAGTTTTTTATAGAGCATTTAAAAATGATATTTTAAACAAAAGTGAAGATGCAGCTATTATTCAAGATGGTAGTCTTGCTTTTACAACTGATTCCTTTACCGTAAGTCCACTATTTTTCAATGGGGCTGATATTGGTAAACTTGCAGTTTGTGGAACTTGTAATGATTTAGCAATGATGGGTGCAAAACCAAAGTACTTGACTTGTTCAGTTATCATTGAAGAAGGTTTTGAGATTAAAAGCCTAGAGAAGATTGTACGTTCTATGAAAGAAGAGTTAGCCAAAAACGATGCAATAGTTGTAAGTGGTGATACAAAGGTAGTTCCTAAAGGAAGTGTTGATAAGATTTTTATTAATACTACTGGTATTGGAGAAGTGCAACAAAAAGGTATTAGCTCAAATGCTATAAGTGAAGATGATGTAATTATTGTAAGCCGTGATGTTGGAGCACACGGAGCTACAATTTTCGCAGCACGTGAGGGAATGGATATAAACACTGACCTTCAAAGTGACTGTGCTTCATTATGGATACAAGTAAAAGCTTTACTTGATGCAGGTATTAAAATCACAGCTTTAAGAGATGCTACAAGAGGTGGAGTAAGTGCTGTTTTAAATGAATGGGCAAATCAATCAAATGTATGTATAGAAGTACAAGAAGAAAAAGTGCCTGTAGCTGATGAAGTAAAAGGTATTTGTGAACTACTAGGTTTTGAAGCAATGAGTTTAGCAAATGAAGGTACATTTGTATTAGCTTTACCAAAAGAAGAAGCACAAAAAGTCTTAGATGTATTAGCTCAATTTGATAATAGTAAAAATGCATCTATTATAGGAAGTGTAAGTCAAGCTTATGAAAAAAGAGTAGTACTACATAGCCCTTGGGGAACAAAAAGATTTTTAGAGTTACCAACTGGTGAGTTATTACCAAGAATCTGTTAGTAGTTATATATGAAGATACTTTTAATAATATCAAGTTTTAACTCTTTATCGCAAAGTGTATATTGTAAGTTAAGAGAACTTAATCATGAAATTAGTGTTAAGTTTGCAATCTCAAGTGAGCTTATGATAGAAGAGGTACAGAGTTTAAATCCTGATATTGTTTTATGTCCATTTTTAAAAGAGTATCTTCCTTGTGAGATTTTTGAAAACTACGATAGTTTTATACTACACCCGGGAATCATTGGAGATAGAGGTCATAACTCCCTAGACCATGCTATTAATGATGAGGTAAAACAATGGGGTGTAGTAATACTAAAAGCAGACCATAAATTAGATGCAGGAGATATTTACGCACAAGCAAATTTTCCTATGAGAATATCTTCTAAAGCTTCGATATATCGAAATGAAGTAAATAAAGCTAGTTTAGAAGCCTTAGAAGAGTTCTTAGAAAACTATCAAAACAAAGATTTTATTCCTACAAAACAAATACAAAATGATATTCATATTCCAATAACTATGGATAAAAGAATCATAGATTGGAATAACGACACTACAAAAGAGATAATCAAAAAAATAAACATGTCTGACTCACATCCGGGTGTAAAAGAAAACCTACTTGGAATAGAGTGTTATTTATATGGTGCATCTTATGAAGAGAGTTTCAAAGGTGAACCAAAAGAGATATTAGCTAAAAGAGATGGCGCTATTTGTATTGGTACAATAGATGGAGCACTTTGGATATCTCATATAAAAGAAGTAGGAAAGTTTAAACTTCCTGCTACATATGTATTAAAGAACAAAATCAAAGGAATAGCTGAGAATAGACTTCCTTTGATTGTAGATTATAAAATGCAAACATATCATGAAATATCAATGGTTCAAAAAGATGAGGTTACATATCTATATTTCAACTTTTATAATGGAGCTATGAGTTCAGCTCAAGCTCTGCGATTAAAATATGCAGTTGACTTTCTAAAAGATGAGTGTAAAGTATTAGTTCTCATGGGTGGAGATGATTTCTTCTCGAACGGTATTCATCTAAATATTTTAGAAGATAGTAAAAAACAAGGGGAAGATGGTTGGAGTAATATAAATGCTATGAATGATGTGGTTAAGTCTGTATTATTAAGTGAAGATATTATTACAATTGCTTCTTTTGCTAAAAATGCAGGAGCTGGAGGAGTATTCCTAGGACTTAGCTGTGATTATGTAATAGGATGTGATGGAGTTGTATTAAATCCACATTATAAAACTATGGGATTAACAGGAAGTGAATATCATACTTATTCCTTACCTAAAAGAGTAGGTGAGCAAAAAGCACAAGAGTTATTAGATGAATGTTTACCTATAAGTGTAAGTGAAGCAAAAAAGATAAATATGATTGATGAGGTATTTCAAAGCTCATCTTATATGAAAGATTTAGAAAACTTCTCAAATGCTTTATTAGAAGATGAAGATAAGTATGAAGATTTTATAGACTCAAAAAAAGACAAACTTTATGATGATGAAGAGTTAATGGAATCATGCAAAGAAAAAGAACTATCTATTATGTATGATGAGTTTTGGCTCTCATCTAGTACTTTTCATAACTTACGTAAAAACTTTGTAAACAAAACTAAACCAACAAATACACCAAAAAGATTAAAAGGAAAACAAGATGCATGAATATAGTATCGTTCAATCACTACTTGAAAGCTGTGAACAACACGCAAGAGAAAATGATGCCAAGGAAGTTACAAAAGTAGTAGTAAAGATTGGTGTGTTATCTGGGGTAGAACCTGACTTATTACAAACAGCATTTGATACATTTAAAGAACAAACAGTCTGTCATAATGCTGAATTTATTCTAAACATACAAAAAATAACTATTAAATGTGTATCTTGTAATAATGAGTCAGTTTTGGAAAAGCATGAATTTCAATGCCCATCATGTCAAAGTACTAATATTGAGGTAATAGACGGTGAAGACATGTATTTAATGTCTCTTGAGATGGAGTAGGCTATAAGCCTATAAAATAGGGCTTTTAATAAAACAATAATAAAAAATCTCTCTGAAATATAGTATATCTTCACTTTATTTGTAGTATATATTTTTTGAACTTACTAAACTTTTATACTAGATAAAAAAGGCTTTATAGTGATT contains the following coding sequences:
- a CDS encoding methyl-accepting chemotaxis protein codes for the protein MLKNMSTKGKLLFLPILFTLTVIISSVIFDYFNTKSEKRTEISLKTEVFIQQVLKGRISVYQFLRNPNNTTATKVRNDFDKLNKSVLSLKPKLHEKKNITYADNILNLSKEYIHSFDKFSSKRIKEFNQGIKKEGQEVTKIIKQMVLIGLELERELDEINKNASIQKEKAQNTMKNVLISIAILAVLFFVIISVLLSNQIINSLKNFQKGLLSFFAYVNKESTNIETLEDNSNDEFGDMAKIVNKNILKTKQAIDSDNLFLSEINEVVQKIEDGFLDKRLTHEAESENLESLRGHINDMLMSLQLRVCTNINDISFALERYANLDFTHRIKGCNSGVTVGLNNLADIINDMLVENKSNGLTLDESSVVLLKNVDTLNKNSNEAAAALEETAAAIEQITSNISNNTNNIVQMSQLASSVTNSASSGERLANQTTDAMNEIDNEVNAINEAITVIDQIAFQTNILSLNAAVEAATAGEAGKGFAVVAQEVRNLASRSAEAAKEIKDLVESATRKADQGKKISDDMISGYKDLNENITKTIDLIKDVESSSKEQLSGIEQINDAVNSLDRQTQENARIANQTYDVAVQTDTIAKLVVSNANSKEFIGKDEVKAKVIEKKVEENTTAIKTERKVIEKNTPNREAKQKEFVQNNNDEDEWASF
- the hypB gene encoding hydrogenase nickel incorporation protein HypB, coding for MCTDCGCSITDHHHSHDHDHSHEHTHDHSHGNDSASHQAAHDTLHHNPQLNDTKTISVIKKILDKNDHEASHNRAHFDNHGVLGINLMSSPGSGKTTLLENIADMVDFNFSVVEGDLETSRDADRLKAKGIEAVQIQTGSACHLDAFMVHKGLHDIKLDNLDVCFVENVGNLVCPASYDVGTHLNIVLVSVPEGEDKIAKYPVMFRAADLILITKTDLLPHFEYNIENEKADARKLKPNVDILEVNIKDKESLQRVIDWIEFKRKMR
- a CDS encoding HypC/HybG/HupF family hydrogenase formation chaperone encodes the protein MCLSIPSKIKSIDSEMNTCIVDTMGVERGASLDLIDQDVVVGDYVLLHIGFAMNKIDEEDAMESLKVYREIIDKMEEEDRLAAIAESENCPNR
- the hypD gene encoding hydrogenase formation protein HypD gives rise to the protein MNDELELKDLYDGFRDADTIKAFAKIIEEDAKKLGKTINIMEVCGGHTHTIMKYGIPQLLPDNINFIHGPGCPVCIMPKERIDSAYILSLQEDVILVTLGDMIKVPGSKGSLQDARAKGADVRFVYSPLDCIKIAKENPSKKVIFFAIGFETTTPMTCSLLEAVVKQEINNVYFHINHVTVPEVMKELIDSRDEHVDSYNNRIDAFLGPSHVSVISGSKIYEQFPEHYKRPVVVAGFEPVDVMQAISMLVKQFIENRCELEIEYKRLVSYDGNKRAQEMMDKYFKKVMFKWRGLGNIPTSGLELKDEYNKYNAKEIYKDVLPIEEIEDHKLCICGDILRGIANPPDCTVFGTACKPTKPIGSCMVSSEGACAAYYKYGNLLK
- the hypE gene encoding hydrogenase expression/formation protein HypE, which encodes MKTVTLAHGNGGAENQELISKVFYRAFKNDILNKSEDAAIIQDGSLAFTTDSFTVSPLFFNGADIGKLAVCGTCNDLAMMGAKPKYLTCSVIIEEGFEIKSLEKIVRSMKEELAKNDAIVVSGDTKVVPKGSVDKIFINTTGIGEVQQKGISSNAISEDDVIIVSRDVGAHGATIFAAREGMDINTDLQSDCASLWIQVKALLDAGIKITALRDATRGGVSAVLNEWANQSNVCIEVQEEKVPVADEVKGICELLGFEAMSLANEGTFVLALPKEEAQKVLDVLAQFDNSKNASIIGSVSQAYEKRVVLHSPWGTKRFLELPTGELLPRIC
- a CDS encoding hydrogenase maturation protein; the encoded protein is MKILLIISSFNSLSQSVYCKLRELNHEISVKFAISSELMIEEVQSLNPDIVLCPFLKEYLPCEIFENYDSFILHPGIIGDRGHNSLDHAINDEVKQWGVVILKADHKLDAGDIYAQANFPMRISSKASIYRNEVNKASLEALEEFLENYQNKDFIPTKQIQNDIHIPITMDKRIIDWNNDTTKEIIKKINMSDSHPGVKENLLGIECYLYGASYEESFKGEPKEILAKRDGAICIGTIDGALWISHIKEVGKFKLPATYVLKNKIKGIAENRLPLIVDYKMQTYHEISMVQKDEVTYLYFNFYNGAMSSAQALRLKYAVDFLKDECKVLVLMGGDDFFSNGIHLNILEDSKKQGEDGWSNINAMNDVVKSVLLSEDIITIASFAKNAGAGGVFLGLSCDYVIGCDGVVLNPHYKTMGLTGSEYHTYSLPKRVGEQKAQELLDECLPISVSEAKKINMIDEVFQSSSYMKDLENFSNALLEDEDKYEDFIDSKKDKLYDDEELMESCKEKELSIMYDEFWLSSSTFHNLRKNFVNKTKPTNTPKRLKGKQDA
- the hypA gene encoding hydrogenase/urease nickel incorporation protein HypA encodes the protein MHEYSIVQSLLESCEQHARENDAKEVTKVVVKIGVLSGVEPDLLQTAFDTFKEQTVCHNAEFILNIQKITIKCVSCNNESVLEKHEFQCPSCQSTNIEVIDGEDMYLMSLEME